The genomic region TTTCTGTGGTATTTAATTTTATTATAACTTTATCAGAAATATTAGGTGGTATATTTTCGCATAGTTTAGCTTTAATTTCTGATTCACTACATAATTTAAATGATACTATGGCAATACTTCTAAGTTATGTTGCAAGAAAGATATCAAAAAGACCAAAGGATGAAAAAAGAACATATGGATATAAAAGAGTGGAAATTTTAGCAGCGTTTACAAATACTCTTTTTTTATTTGCTGTAGCAATATTTTTAATAGTAGAAAGTATAAAAAAATTTTATAAACCTGAAATAATAGATGGAAGATTAATGCTTATTATTTCGATAATAGGATTGGCTGGAAATCTGATAACAGCGATATTGTTATTTAAGGAATCAAAGGAAAATTTAAATGTAAAAGCAACATTTGTACATATTGCAAGCGATACATTATCTTCGGTAATGATTATAATTGGAGCTATTTTTATTTATAAATATAATTGGTATATTCTGGATCCGATTTTTACTATGTTGATAAGTGCTTACATACTTTTTGAGGGATATCATATATTAAAGGAAAGTACAAATATTTTAATTCAAGGTACTCCTGATAGTATGGAATTAAATAAAATAAAAGAAGAACTTGAAAAGTTGAATTATGTTGAAGATGTTCATCATATACACGTATGGACAACAGATGGTCAGGATAAATATCTTGAATGTCATATTTCTTTAAAAGAGAATGAGAATTATAATTTAGATGGATATTTAAAAGAAATAAATCATATTTTGAATGAAAAGTTTGGAATAATTCATAAGACAATTCAATTTGAGAAAAAGTTGTGTAAGGAGGGAGAAAAGTGAGAAGAGAATTATGGGATTGGAAATATCAAAAATTAGGGGAGAAAGTTGTTGAAAGTTTGAAAAGAAAAAAACATGAAGCATATTTAGTTGAAAAAAAAGAAGATGTAATTCCATTGTTAAAAAAAATAATGAAAGAAAATTCAACAGT from Marinitoga aeolica harbors:
- a CDS encoding cation diffusion facilitator family transporter translates to MSNHSHHEHHHHHHGNDLTDKKLLFSVVFNFIITLSEILGGIFSHSLALISDSLHNLNDTMAILLSYVARKISKRPKDEKRTYGYKRVEILAAFTNTLFLFAVAIFLIVESIKKFYKPEIIDGRLMLIISIIGLAGNLITAILLFKESKENLNVKATFVHIASDTLSSVMIIIGAIFIYKYNWYILDPIFTMLISAYILFEGYHILKESTNILIQGTPDSMELNKIKEELEKLNYVEDVHHIHVWTTDGQDKYLECHISLKENENYNLDGYLKEINHILNEKFGIIHKTIQFEKKLCKEGEK